In Epinephelus fuscoguttatus linkage group LG6, E.fuscoguttatus.final_Chr_v1, the DNA window GGAAACTAAAGTAAATTTAACTGGTCTTTAGTCAAAGatataaatgaaatatatgATATTTAAAACAGAATTATTTTTATATAGAGGAGAGACAAGGCCAAACTCACCATCATCTTGGTCTGAATGGTTTTGATCCGTACGTCACTGACAGTGCGACAGTAGCTGGCTTCAGTTCTGACCTTGACTCTTCTCTCTTGTCATGTCCACAGAGGAGACTGGCCCATAATGAATGGCATAGAACTGGATCACAGGATGAGGTTGATGAGGAAGAATAGCTAGAAGTGAGAgctgtagtgtagtgtagcaGTATAGTGTTAGTGTGTTGAGTTTGAATAAAGTGATCCAGGTTCACTTTTAGAAGATTTAAACAAACCAAAGAAAAGGCCTCTGAGtaatgtgtttctttgtattttataGTTTTAGTTTATAActttatgtgtatttatttattttagtgagtgcctttatttttcattgttttactCCATCAGTTTACTTTTTATGTCACTCTTTTCTTTTATCTTCTTTTTACAAATGAAACCTTTCTTTTCCTTGTTTTCATTGTCAAAATATATCTCATGATTGTAGAGATTTGTCTGCTTTCTTTATTAGTTTCATCATCCTGTCATCCACAACCACTTTTCACTGCCCTCTtgttctcaataaaataaacttccaCCTGCCAtcgtctttgtctttgtttcatCCCATCTTTCCTCACCACAACACTACATTTTCACGCTGTTTGCAGAGGACCCTGGAAGGTCATGCTTAGTTACAGTTTGCagttgtttgaaaatgttttgaacACACTGGAGCACAGACATCCTGGCATTCATGTTTTAGTTTAATGCAgactttgaggttttttttttttagtctcacTGTTTGTTTAAACCAGGTAAAAGAGTTTGTCCTAGATCTTCTCTATGTTAAAGTGTCCGTAGATAAACTCATTCAAAAGCATGTGCCCCGTGCACAGCGCTGTCAGTCCCTATAACTTGGTGCAGGTGATGGCAGGAAACATTAGACTGATAGTAAATAAGCAGATACACTGCACACAATAGGGCTGAAttgcttcttcttttaattCAGTCTTCATTTGAAGTTCATTTGAAATGTTAGAAACAACACGCTTCGCCCATGGCTTCATCAGGTTTGTTGTATAATACAATGCACAGGTGCTTTTAACAAGAATCCAATCAGCAGCAGGGTGGATCATGAGTAAACTCCATATATGGTTCTGTACACACGCCCACCAACCGGGAACCACCCATTTGTCCTGAGACGACTTTTGTTATGACTTTGCATTACATTCActcactttctttctctcttcctccagaAAATTGAAAATGGACGCTTTGCCAAGTACAGATACTTTGCTCACGCCAAGGTCAACGAGTCCGACTTCCTCATGATCACCAAGAGGTGAGTGTTTTTGTCATCtgattgaaaaagaaaacagctttTCGGCTGTGTTCTCATCTCACAGCCATTATACAGCGCATccaacaaaaacagagaaataatTGAATaagattacatttaaaaaaaatacaataataattaaataacattttttttaaaaagtcagagAATTAAACCTTAATAGACATCAAACAAGTATGTTAATTAACCATGTAAAATTAAGTAAAATATTGtctactgtatatatgtaaatGTGAGTTTAGGGTAACCGGTCATCAGAGGCCGTATCATGTTGTATGTCCCATAATTATGAGAAGCCTCAGAACCTTAAGAAGTATGTTTATCAGGTCTACTGGTAAATAATCTGCACAGCTgatttttattccttttacaACAGCctgtaagtcttttttttttatagggGAGTGTGTTAAAAATCTCTCTGTATCAGAGGGTAACACTTGGCGAGAGGTCCAATTGTGCAGGACATTTTTTCAAGCAACTCAAACATGCTTCTCAGAAAGTTTGTAGTGTGATGCAGGGAGATGCAAAAAGCCCAGGAGGTGAAAACATCGGGGCCttctttaatttttattttaaatatcccaCTAATTACTTTGAAAAGAAACATGCCCAGAATCTGGAAAATGATTTACATTCCTAGAAGCAATGGAAATACATCCCACTATCAGCATGCCACTTAATGCTTAAAGGACAAACGGAACGATTTATTTTGTGCGAGGTGTTCGAGTTGTATTTGACATGAGCATTACTTTTGTTTGCCTATCATATTtacacacaccaacaacaaTTTTAAATCATTATGTCATCTTCACTGCATGCTTTTATCAGATGTAAATCCCACTGTATTTTTGTAAATAAGTATTTAATATTTCTATGCTGTGCATTATACTGTCATAAAGACTGTATACTGAAGCCTTCACCAAAAATACAGGGTCCTCAAAGGAGATACTTGTTGCCTCTAACTCTTCTTATGTGGTTTCTTTTCCAGGGGAATATTTTTTGTGACCAAAGGCACATTTGGCCAGCTGACCTGCGAATGGCAGTATTTGTTTGAAGAGTTCACCAAGGATCCAATGATTGTAGAGGACCGCCGACTCCGCATTGAAGCCAAGGTACAAAAGTAAAACTCTtcaggccctgacacaccaagtcaACTATCAGCTATCGGTCAGTGTCAGGctgtcagtgagcgtctgtcgccctagtgtCTGTGGTGTGTCATGCACCGTTGGCATTATTCGGCCCTTGTGGGCTGTTTTTCGGCCAATTTAGCATGAAACAATGAGGGAGGCAACAGAGCTTCTGATTTGCAGCTCAGCTCAGTGCAAGAGAAgggaaacggaagtgaggaaagcaaacaaacttgTCATATGAGGTAACTGGTCACTGGTGCACAGTAGATAGGCTATCATTTGTTCTTGCAACATCAGGTTGAGTCGTTAATGttctaactggctaactagcgtcttgaatccatcctgtcagtAATGAAGATTACAAACTACTGCCGCCTGCTGCTATGGagaattatttcctctcaccCAGGCACAGAatgtacatgctagttggccgttggctgtagtctttacagtgtgtgtcaGCCTTTGTCGCCAAGAGTTCTTGTcagttttgtgtgtctgagCCTTTAAATGTCAGAAGCTAGCTTTTTCTCCATAGGAGACTAATGTTTGTTACATATTTATAGCAGGTTTTAATGTTATTTAGCAGATTATAGCACTAAATGCCTTGTTGTATGCACTGCAGGAGAGAGTCAAGTCTGTGTTCCACGCCAAGGAGTTTGGGAAGATCATAAACTTCAAAACTCCTGAAATAGCCAAGGTGAGCTGAGAGTACAAAAGTGCCTGATTGTGATCTGCTGACTATATATAATCAAAACTTACACTTGTGCCTCCTTGTGTCATCCAGGCCGAAGTTACTGTGTGTGTCCAACCTGCAGTCACAGTAAATTATCGCTCTAACTTTGGTTCTTATTTCTTTTCAGTGGGTTCTTGCCAGATTGGATGATGCAAGAGAGAGTTTACCCAAATACTGACTCATCGAGATGAGTGAGGAATCAgatacctaaaaaaaaaaaaaaaagaaagaaagagaaaaagaaaacacacacacaaagcccgTGTGTGTCAGTGCCTTTGTTCTTTACTGCATGCTCCCTTTGTTTACCTCCATGTGTGAGTCGTGGTAAACGATGCTGTATGTTGACTGTTAGCGTGTGTCGCGTGTGTCGAGGGTGAAAGGCTGAGTGagaagtgtgaatgtgtgcatgcTTACTGAAGTGCTATAAATAGACAGCACAGAAGCTCAGAATGCACTGAACCAAACTTAACTTCACTGTCTTCACTCTGATCGCACTcatcctgtcacacacacataattgaCTTTTAATGATTTACATGTTCGTCTTATCACTGATCTGCTTGGATCTGACATGCTGGTGACATTTGAGGATTGTCTTGGCATTTAGCTTGCCATTCttaatcaaacacacattaaagggaaactttggtatttttcaacctggactctattttctcatgtgtctgtgtctaAGTGAGTGATAGAAACAAAAATTGCAGTGTAATCCCTACGGGCAGTTATGCACCGTGAATTTACGTCCACCAACAGTGCTCGTTTTTGCCACTGAGAGGTTCAGACTGTTATTAGAAGCATCTGATAATATTATGGAAAGGACCTTGCCGAGAAACAAAATGCTTTTCATGCTTTCCTTTTGCTGGTCTATTTGTTATTGTGACCGAGTCTTGCTCAAGTAGAAGTTCTGAAATCCCGCAAGAGGCGACAGTGGTGGAAACATGAGTGAGAGTCGTAGTACAGAAAGGAGTACAGAAAGCTTAGCTTAGTGTTATTTAATATGTTTTGAGtcatggctgaaaatgaagcTGATTTGGACAATGTGTAAAAGTCTGGAAGATTTTGGAAGGAAAGATTTCATTGCCTACGCccaaaatgaggcctgaaagaggtgtacgccacttcccatgccaaagttgtgatctataaaaacagatttgataggagaaactttgacccatgcttacaaacattttggagatgggaaattggcGACGCAGATGGTGAAGTGGAAGCCTGTCGAGTATTTTCTTGGCGCATGCCGTTTTTGGCTTTTGCctatatgtacatttttagtatggatcctgcACGTTTTATAAATAAGACCCCAGATCAGTGAAAGGTAAcgaaaaatgtttcatttctctaTAGGGTCTTTACTGTAGTGTTATTAGACACTTAcggtaacaatctgagcctgtcagtggcaaaaataatcacttttagtggacgtaaatggAAGTTGTGCAGTTGCCCTCACTGTTGAGGCTGGAGTGTTCTgtctcagtactggaccaatctCAAATACTGTCatctccattagtcactgagACACAGAAAATATGGTCTagcttaaaaaaatacagaagtttcCAAAGTCACTAAtgtcattcagttttatttttccaagTAGTGTTTGGCTGTAGAAGCAATACTATTACAGTGCTAGTAAGAGACGTGGTAGAGAACAGCTTGAATAACACTGAGGCCAAATCAACCATAGTAGTTGTAGCACATTTAATGTtgtacactgtttattttactgGATTATATAAAAGGGAAACTAATTTAAATTCTGAGTATGCCTCTGTAACACAAAGAATTCAAAATGTGCTGATTTTCAAACGCTGTTTCCTTTTACTCTCACTTACTCTcaagtttcctttttttttatacatttctgcaagaTGAAGACTGTTCAGTGTGTTATTTAGAGCTGCATGCTATTTTTATACCGTACTGAAATGTATCAGTCTGCTGTATATTGTTCTAATATAGCATCCTATCTGTATATATCCATCCTCACAAGATAGTCTGTATAACGGCGTTGCAGATTgtaattttgtgatttttatgtttttataccaCACATATGCAATGCCAACTATGTTGATGAATTATGCAGAGAAAAGTATATTTAAAAGAAATGAATGCTAATTATTAACAGCTGCTGTTTACTCTGATGTGTATTTTAAAGGTTTGCTTTTGGTTTGGGGCACATTGCAATTTAATACGACTAAGTATTTCTGTTGCCATTAATGTTCACTGCagtggcttgatttcttttttctccccactgttttaaaaataaataaaatatgtgtttcAGATTTTGTTTATTGTGGTCCATTAAATGTCTCAAGCACACAAATTGCACTTGTTGTTAGGTAACTATAATTGTTTATTGAAAATGACCATAAATATAATGATACCCAGTTCTCCTGAGAAGAAACagcttttgtgtgtttgcaaaaAGCAACTTGAATTATTTACATCTAAACAAAGTCAGTGGCTGTCCTGAGTCAACAAGGCACTTGGAGGCAAAAGCACACACCCATGGCTCAGTGTTAAAaacaatggagaaaaaaatcttCACAACATTAAATCACAAAACAGCTATGACATGAGCAGAAAATGCATACTTGGATCCTATTTCTAATACATTGTAAAAGGTAATAAAACAAGTAGTCCACACAAAAGGTCAATGCTATTACATTCTTACTTCTACTGCAAAGTATCATTTTCTTAGAGCACATATCTATAAAGGCtggaataaaaactaaagtatacaaaacacaaaatacacaaaacagcATTTCAGACACAATGTCCTACAGAAACAGAAGTTTGGACATGTTACATGTTCATATTCTCTTTGGCTGGATTTTTACAGGCACCAAAgttgaaaagtgaaaatatttaaacctttggattaaataaatcataaatattCTCAGTGGATCTAATTGTTCTCTGTTTAGACAGCACTGTGAAGTTTTGTTTCATGTAATTCTCCATCCTATCTCAGCTCTCCTCatgtctgtcctcctcctcctgctcctcttcacACCAGATTGAACTCCttcaggttgtgtctgaggatGGTGTCTTTTACGGCCACAAAGACGAAGCGGATGTTTTCCGTGTCTGTGGCGCAGGTAAAGTGAGGGTACAGCGTCTTGCCCTTGTCCGGGTTTTGTTCTTGGTACATTTTCAGGATGAATTCTTGAGCTGCTACAGGATCCTGCTGAGGTCCTGCAATCCAGGGTTAATATAattgtattatatttttcagtaaattcaacatttaaatgatttttatcGTTTGTTTAGATAGATAGTTCCCCACAAAATCAAAAGTATTTTTCCTCCTACAGTCCCATacagggcccatttttcagcccgtttactacccacatgggcctctcatacaaatgttggctgggaatctagattgataaatagcactacaggtaagagaaggATGTGGATTTttgagtgaactgtccctttttaaTAGAAAATTATGCCTGTTCTCTACCGATTTACAAATATGATGAGTGACCAAATGTGACACTCAATTGCTGCTgtattaggtacacctagctTAAAGTTTGCGTACTATTGCCTGCCCAGGGACTAGAGATGAAAATGAGCCTTTCTGACTCACCTTTCTGATTGCactgtccctgttaaataaataaataaataaaaactaaaattactgCCCCACGGTTTCAcgcctctgtgcaccagtcaagtttctcttacagtttacatccatgtctgaaaacatggatgcttcacacacatattcCCCTCGACTGCACAgaaaatctatacaatcagcaaagtttcaaggtggacacccagtatttccccttctgttcctgagatatgacgatgaataatggccagaacggtatgatgtcacagggaagctgacctttgaccttttgtcatcacttcattatttcatcGTATTAGACATTTGTGGGAAGTTTTGTCATCATTAGCACATATATTCTCaggttatggccaaaaacatattttgtgaggtgacactgaccttgacctttgacctttaaccacaatattctaatcagtttattcttcagtccaagcgGATGTTTGTCtcaaattcaaagaaattccctaaaggtgttcttgagatatcatgttcacaagagcatgagacagatgcaaggtcacactgaccttgatctCCGAATGCTGAAATccgtgactttgacctttgaccaccaaaaactaatcagttcattgttgagtccaagtggacatttgtgccaaatttgaagaaagtccCTCAAGCTTTTCTTGAGATATTCACGAGAGATTTGCAAGAATGAGATGaacggacggacagacggatgggcagcctgaaaacataatgcctctggccacagctatgGCCAGCTTGGAGACATAAaaaaggtgtacctaataaactggtcAATGAGTTGTACATCAcaatcacaaacaaacaaacctgtgAATTCAGGGAAGTATGTGGCTACATGAGAGTACATGATCTTCTCTTGGAGGATGTCAGTCTTGTTGAGGAAGAGGATGACAGAGGAGCGCTGGAACCAGGGGTAGGTTATGATGGTTTTGAACAGGGCCTTGCTCTCCTCCATACGGTTCTGAAATCAAAATTACACCATAAAAACAGGCAGCAATGAGGACACATGTTTTTAAAGGGTCAAAGTCCAGAAAATGAATTCTCACCTCGTTGTCGCACTCAGCCAGGACCTGGTCGTACTCGCTGAGCGCCACCAGAAAGATGATGGAGGTGACGTTCTCAAAGCAGTGTatccacttcctcctctctgacctctgaccccccaCATCCACCATCCTGCCGTAACAGCCaatccaacaacaacaacaacaacagaaaaggtATGCAACATCACCAGTGATGCCTCCTGTTCCTGCAGTCATTACCTGCCATAGCGCTGTGTTATGTTTTACCTGAAGATGACGTTCTCCATGTCAAAGGGGTACTCGATGATACCCGTGGTCGGCACTCGGACTCTGAGGATGTCCTGCAGGTCAGGTATATAGGAGGGCTGTGAAATTCGATCCAGGTCGGTGAGATagctggggggaaaaaaggagaaaattaacTCAAGTGGAAATATGAAGGAAATTAACAGAACTGGGGACATCCTGTGGCCACTAAAACTGGAGCACCTTTTGTGCTGacatgcagcccaaagtgcttcaGATGGCAAAATtgaaacaacacagacaaaataaataaagttaaattaaaattaaacaaccataaataaaaatctgcaagtccaaaaattacaataacgaaacagtaaaatgttaaaaatcaatatatttAAGACAATAGAATACAATTAAAAAGGATAATAATGTAAAAACCAATGAGAGACAGAACATGAAAAACTGGATTTATCTACTACAGTCCTAAAATGAAGTCATGTGATCATAAATTCTAATATCGGATTAAATGCACATGTATGTGGATTACTTGCAGTTATCTGTGCATCATCACTTAAGTATTGTCATAGGATTTTTGAGTGTCTGTTAGCGCAGCATAGAGTGGAAACTGAAACCATTAGAGAAACAAGAGTTTTGCTTCAGTAGAGAAGTACAAATAGAGAGTGTTTTAAAAGACACTGCATCTGCACAGCCAAAAATAGCAACCACAAGCTAAAAACAGTCgcctctcttttccttttttatctgGATCATGAGCTTCACAAACAGCAGTATCTTTATTAATGCTAATTGATGTTCCCATGTGAGCGAGTACTCATCTGTGGGGTCAGAGGGGACACCTCCTGTGCTCATTACAGTGTCTCTTCATACTTACAAAACATTGCAGCCAGATTGACACAGCAAGATACAAAGGGTGGATCTTTACACATTTTATCTCCCAGCATTgacatttaaatgtttgaaaCCTTTTCCAGTGCAAGAAAAAAAAcgtcttttatttctttactcATTTAAGTTGGGCTAAAATTAGTCCCGACTTGACTGGAAACACAGGAATCAACATTAAAAAACCACCATGTGTATGTTTGAATTGAAGGTAAATTCCCCGCCAGTTACTAAAAACCCCAAATTTACAGAAAACAGAACCAAGAACAAAAcctcagtgtctttaaatgtcGCTACAGCTCCGCCCATTAAATGCAGTCCCCTTCAGCAGCAAGTTACAAGTTCTAATGCTCACTATTTGGTGGAGTCGGACAGCTGGTACTCCCTGCGTCTGTCGTAGCATTTCTGTATTCCTGCATCGTCCCACAGACTCCTGATGGCCGCCGAAAGGCTTGAATCTAACTCCTCCACCTtatccacctccacctccaggaCTAAGTTTGCATGGCtctgtggacacacacagataataCAGGGACACAGTCAGAAAATGATCCATCCCGCATTTCCAACGTCTCACTTTATACTTTGTTAAAGACAAAAATGAACCTGGACTCCAGAGTCAATACTAAGTCTGACTCTGTCTGTTCAGTACCTGGTTCTGGGGATCAGCGAAAGATATGCTAAGTGCCTCCATGGCTCGGGTCATGGCCTGCATGGATGTGACGATGTTCTGGTAGACCAGTTTGGCGTAGCTCCTCTTGTCCTCATCTGTGTATCCTCCTCCGTGGATAATCCTCATCTGTTTGATGAAGGTGCTCTTTCCACTCTCTCCAGTACCTGTAGTCAGACACAGTGAGGGTTAAATCCAATCACACCTTTTCACACTCATCTGTTTCTTTGCAGCTTGTTATTGAGAGTCAAGTTAATACTAATTTATAGACCTCTTCATATTCAAACATGCCATTAGTGCAATAGATATAGCTGGTGTACCTGATGAACCTGCAACAGATGagaacatttatattttatcacaacCCCAAGATCGCATTGTGGTGAATGTTTATTCAGACAGGTACAGGCTCAGTATGTTTTTGTGAGACAAAATcagattaatgtgtgtgtgcttgatcGTTTCATGGGCCCCTGTAGAGTGTCAGCACCACCTGAAGACCATTTAGGGCAGGGCATAAGGAAAAGTCAAGCTTTTGAGAATAAATCAAGCTCATACGACTGCCTCTACAAAATGCCTCATGTAGATGAATTGGTGAAATGCTAATTTGGAATCGTTTTTAGTAACGAGGAAATGATTTCTCTTCAGTAATAAGTATTTGGACTTTAAAGAGGTTGCACAGAGACTTGCATCTCTTCAGAAGGAGAAGAGGTAGCTGCATTCTTGAAATGGCTAgctcagtcaggaacacttaagtcaaagaaaacttta includes these proteins:
- the gna14a gene encoding guanine nucleotide-binding protein subunit alpha-14 — translated: MAGCCVSAEERENQRINEEIEKQLRRDKKDSRRELKLLLLGTGESGKSTFIKQMRIIHGGGYTDEDKRSYAKLVYQNIVTSMQAMTRAMEALSISFADPQNQSHANLVLEVEVDKVEELDSSLSAAIRSLWDDAGIQKCYDRRREYQLSDSTKYYLTDLDRISQPSYIPDLQDILRVRVPTTGIIEYPFDMENVIFRMVDVGGQRSERRKWIHCFENVTSIIFLVALSEYDQVLAECDNENRMEESKALFKTIITYPWFQRSSVILFLNKTDILQEKIMYSHVATYFPEFTGPQQDPVAAQEFILKMYQEQNPDKGKTLYPHFTCATDTENIRFVFVAVKDTILRHNLKEFNLV